One genomic window of Actinoplanes lobatus includes the following:
- a CDS encoding TetR/AcrR family transcriptional regulator → MSNARRARAEQVETTRARILETAERLFAEHGVFTVSSRQISEAAGQGNNAAVGYHFGGKNELVRAIVRRHATPTERIRERLLAEHGGSDQLRDWVTCVVRPITDHLATLGNPSWYARFAAQLMTEPNLRQLAAAEVGAAPTLHAVLDGLHERLPHLTPEVWQERDDMAHTLIMHFCARRERAMPPGVDSRSVWAATATSLIDALEGLYGAPCQSI, encoded by the coding sequence ATGAGTAACGCCAGGAGGGCGCGCGCCGAGCAGGTGGAGACGACGCGCGCGCGGATCCTGGAGACGGCGGAGCGGCTCTTCGCCGAGCACGGTGTCTTCACCGTGTCCAGCCGGCAGATCAGCGAGGCGGCCGGGCAGGGCAACAACGCGGCCGTCGGCTACCACTTCGGTGGCAAGAACGAGCTGGTCCGGGCGATCGTGCGGCGGCACGCCACGCCGACGGAGCGGATCCGGGAGCGGCTGCTGGCCGAGCACGGCGGCAGCGACCAGCTGCGGGACTGGGTGACCTGTGTGGTCCGGCCGATCACCGACCATCTCGCCACGCTGGGCAATCCGAGCTGGTACGCCCGGTTCGCGGCCCAGCTGATGACCGAGCCGAACCTGCGGCAGCTGGCGGCCGCGGAGGTGGGTGCGGCGCCGACGCTGCACGCGGTCCTGGACGGTCTGCACGAGAGGCTGCCGCACCTGACCCCCGAGGTGTGGCAGGAGCGCGACGACATGGCGCACACCCTGATCATGCACTTCTGCGCGCGGCGGGAACGGGCCATGCCACCCGGTGTGGACTCACGTTCCGTATGGGCGGCGACCGCGACGAGTTTGATCGACGCTCTCGAAGGGCTCTACGGGGCGCCGTGTCAGAGCATTTAG
- a CDS encoding ATP-binding cassette domain-containing protein, giving the protein MTDIPAIEVTGLRRSYGDQVVLDAIDLHVPEGSVFSLLGPNGAGKTTMVRILATLIRADAGVARICGHDVARDPGRVRAVIGMTGQFSALDDYLTGEENLLLMAGLNHLSKSERRRRTDDLLDRFGLAEAARKPAVTYSGGMRRRLDLAMGLMGRPKVIFLDEPTTGLDPRSRRDMWQIVRELTGQGVTVFLTTQYLEEADQLADRIALLDHGRLVAEGTPEELKRLVPGGHVELRFADHRALAEAGAALEMETGEELVLRVPGDNKTKTLRDLLGRLDAAAVEVEALSVHTPDLDDVFMAVTR; this is encoded by the coding sequence ATGACTGACATCCCGGCGATCGAGGTGACCGGCCTGCGCCGTTCCTACGGCGATCAGGTGGTGCTCGACGCCATCGACCTGCACGTGCCCGAGGGGTCCGTGTTCTCGCTGCTCGGCCCGAACGGGGCCGGAAAGACCACCATGGTGCGGATTCTCGCCACCCTGATCCGCGCGGACGCGGGCGTGGCCCGGATCTGTGGGCACGACGTGGCCCGTGACCCCGGCCGGGTACGGGCCGTGATCGGCATGACCGGCCAGTTCTCGGCGCTCGACGACTATCTGACCGGCGAGGAGAACCTGCTGCTGATGGCCGGCCTGAACCATCTGTCCAAGAGCGAGCGCCGGCGGCGTACCGACGATCTGCTGGACCGTTTCGGGCTGGCCGAGGCGGCGCGGAAGCCGGCGGTGACCTACTCGGGTGGCATGCGCCGCCGCCTGGATCTGGCCATGGGGCTGATGGGCCGCCCGAAAGTGATCTTCCTGGACGAGCCGACCACCGGCCTGGACCCGCGCAGCCGGCGGGACATGTGGCAGATCGTCCGCGAGCTGACCGGGCAGGGCGTGACCGTCTTCCTCACCACCCAGTACCTGGAGGAGGCGGATCAGCTCGCCGACCGGATCGCGCTGCTCGACCACGGGCGGCTGGTCGCCGAGGGCACCCCGGAGGAGCTCAAACGGCTGGTGCCGGGCGGGCACGTGGAGCTGCGGTTCGCCGATCATCGAGCGTTGGCCGAGGCCGGCGCGGCCCTGGAGATGGAAACCGGCGAGGAACTGGTGCTGCGGGTGCCGGGCGACAACAAGACAAAAACGCTCAGGGACCTGCTGGGCCGGCTCGACGCCGCGGCGGTCGAGGTGGAGGCGCTGAGCGTGCACACGCCCGACCTGGATGACGTGTTCATGGCGGTGACGCGATGA
- a CDS encoding quinone oxidoreductase family protein, protein MAKAVRFYQSGAPEVMRWEQVEVGEPGPGEVRVRHHAVGLNFADTYFRSGLYPAELPAGLGVEAAGVVEAVGPGVADFAAGDRVTYTGSPLGAYSTARVMPTASLIKLPDGISFETAAAMTMRGLTSAYLLRRIATLAPGDTVLLHAAAGGVGLIFTQWASLLGINVIGTVSTEEKAAVARAHGCAHTIVYPREDVAARVRELTDGAGVPVVYDSIGATTFHQSLKSLKRRGLLVCFGTSSGPVPPIDAMQLAIHGSVFVTRPALADYIADESERAALAGELFDHVASGRIKIQINQRYALEQAVQAHHDLESGRSIGSSVFTLD, encoded by the coding sequence GTGGCGAAGGCCGTCCGCTTTTACCAATCCGGTGCGCCGGAGGTCATGCGGTGGGAGCAGGTCGAGGTGGGTGAGCCGGGTCCGGGTGAGGTTCGGGTACGGCATCACGCGGTCGGTCTCAACTTCGCCGACACCTACTTCCGCAGCGGGCTCTACCCCGCGGAGTTACCCGCCGGTCTGGGTGTGGAGGCGGCCGGTGTCGTCGAGGCGGTCGGGCCCGGTGTCGCGGACTTCGCGGCCGGTGATCGGGTGACCTACACGGGTAGCCCGCTCGGCGCGTACAGCACTGCCCGGGTGATGCCCACCGCTTCTCTGATCAAGTTGCCGGACGGCATTTCGTTCGAGACCGCGGCCGCGATGACCATGCGTGGCCTGACCTCGGCCTACCTGCTGCGGCGTATCGCCACGTTGGCGCCGGGTGACACGGTGCTGCTGCACGCGGCGGCCGGTGGTGTCGGTCTGATCTTCACGCAGTGGGCGAGTCTGCTCGGTATCAACGTGATCGGCACGGTCTCCACCGAGGAGAAGGCCGCGGTCGCCCGGGCGCACGGTTGCGCCCACACCATCGTCTATCCGCGTGAGGATGTGGCCGCCCGGGTGCGCGAACTGACCGACGGCGCCGGTGTGCCGGTGGTTTACGACAGCATCGGCGCGACCACATTCCACCAGTCGCTGAAGTCGTTGAAGCGCCGCGGGCTGCTGGTCTGCTTCGGTACCTCGTCCGGCCCGGTGCCGCCGATCGACGCGATGCAGCTGGCGATCCACGGCTCGGTGTTCGTCACCCGGCCGGCGCTGGCCGACTACATCGCCGACGAGAGCGAGCGGGCGGCGTTGGCCGGTGAGCTGTTCGACCACGTCGCGTCCGGCCGGATCAAGATCCAGATCAATCAACGGTACGCGCTGGAGCAGGCCGTCCAGGCGCATCACGACCTGGAGTCCGGCCGCAGCATCGGCTCCTCGGTCTTCACCCTCGACTGA
- a CDS encoding ATP-binding protein: MTPDLVLLTRVAHRDREITGARLRDLLALLAGDLRTGCGTGRLIEALWPDEQPENPPKALQILVSRARSQLGGDVVVRTPTGYRLALADDQLDSAAVLVRAAAAARCARDGDHAAALAHAEAGLALWRGIVPGEPEDDSRLAALRAERRTAHRALTRARALALARLDRHAEAAGPLAELATERPRDEEILVELLRCEAATAGPATALARYDTYRRALRDELGADPGAAVRAEHRRLLQGLTPTVRHGVAYEPNPLLGRDEDVAAVEALLRTSRVVSIVGPGGLGKTRLANAVARRAEMPTVTVVPLAAIGPGQVAAEVAAAAGAHLLVLDNCEHVVADVAGVVGDLVASNADVRVLTTGRTPLGLSSETVYRLPELSLPASVALFEQRARAQRPGADLPAGEVERVCRHLDGLPLAVELAAARVRIMSVSDLAGRLGDRFGLLRGGARDAPARHHTLHAVVDWSWNLLDPAGREAMRSLSVFPGGFTVAAAERMLGGDPLMLLEHLVDHSLLTVDDTPSGTRLRMLETIREFSAAQPGAEPTGAFLEWAREFGLAHHAHLFGPEPYASAVAIKAEQENLQHALRLAVDRDDRPTIAAVTAVLGGRWLVDSDYPRLTVLTRQTSWALSHYRPEPEYVEVTRGALVLALAATFGTEGARPVRAVVALRRLGAADPDTVLAAVDRVIAAVRDPAELQRLCGSPEPLLAGAASILISYHREAAGDLDGALAAARQALGHFSGPDLPWLRSVNHCRVAELCLHLEQGAAARDHLLAALPVMERLGAQSTVAGARTWLVLANLQIGDADEAERWLEGVAAVAYAEELESSSIGYDLGVRAELAFARGDVGGGLRLWRRVADQLRDAGEAYGVIDPWVMEARSVTVIAHARHGRLDLVADVAAALPARLHDLLTHPLDNPPPYLVEQTICGTLLLAVATADLTHPDRATGAARMIALAERFRTLHNFQPTMSTAAARADAGKADRRAYEEAVSSYARLDGDGLRAAAVQALRSRP; the protein is encoded by the coding sequence GTGACACCCGACCTCGTCCTGCTGACCCGGGTGGCCCACCGGGACCGGGAGATCACCGGCGCCCGGCTGCGGGACCTGCTCGCACTGCTCGCCGGGGACCTGCGGACCGGCTGCGGCACCGGCCGGCTGATCGAGGCACTGTGGCCGGACGAGCAGCCGGAGAATCCCCCGAAGGCGTTACAGATCCTGGTGTCCCGGGCACGGTCGCAGCTCGGCGGGGACGTCGTCGTGCGTACCCCGACGGGTTATCGCCTGGCGCTGGCCGACGATCAGCTGGACAGTGCCGCCGTACTGGTCCGTGCCGCCGCGGCGGCCCGGTGTGCCCGCGACGGTGACCATGCCGCGGCGCTCGCCCACGCGGAGGCCGGATTGGCGTTGTGGCGGGGGATCGTGCCAGGGGAACCGGAGGACGACAGCCGGCTCGCCGCGCTGCGGGCCGAACGACGGACCGCGCACCGCGCCCTGACCCGGGCCCGCGCGCTGGCCCTGGCGAGGCTGGACCGGCACGCCGAGGCCGCCGGACCGCTCGCGGAGCTGGCCACGGAACGGCCCCGCGACGAGGAGATCCTGGTCGAGCTGCTGCGCTGCGAGGCGGCGACGGCCGGTCCGGCGACCGCGCTGGCCCGCTACGACACCTACCGGCGGGCGCTGCGCGACGAGCTCGGCGCCGATCCGGGAGCGGCGGTGCGGGCCGAACACCGGCGGCTGTTGCAGGGACTCACCCCGACGGTGCGGCACGGTGTCGCCTACGAGCCGAATCCGCTGCTCGGCCGGGACGAGGACGTCGCCGCGGTGGAGGCGCTGCTGCGTACCTCCCGGGTCGTCTCGATCGTCGGGCCGGGTGGTCTCGGCAAGACGCGTCTCGCCAACGCGGTGGCCCGCCGCGCCGAGATGCCCACCGTGACCGTGGTTCCGCTCGCCGCGATCGGTCCCGGCCAGGTGGCCGCCGAGGTGGCGGCCGCCGCCGGCGCGCATCTGCTGGTGCTGGACAACTGCGAGCACGTGGTCGCCGACGTCGCCGGCGTGGTCGGTGACCTGGTGGCGTCGAACGCCGACGTGCGGGTGCTCACCACCGGGCGTACCCCGCTCGGGTTGTCGTCGGAGACGGTCTACCGGCTGCCGGAGCTCAGCCTGCCGGCCAGCGTGGCCCTGTTCGAGCAGCGCGCGCGGGCGCAGCGGCCCGGCGCCGACCTGCCGGCCGGCGAGGTGGAGCGGGTGTGCCGGCATCTGGACGGGCTGCCGCTCGCCGTGGAGCTCGCCGCCGCCCGGGTGCGGATCATGTCGGTGAGCGACCTGGCCGGGCGGCTCGGCGACCGGTTCGGGCTGCTGCGCGGCGGCGCCCGGGACGCGCCGGCCCGCCACCACACGCTGCACGCCGTCGTCGACTGGAGCTGGAACCTGCTCGACCCGGCGGGGCGGGAGGCGATGCGGTCACTGTCGGTGTTCCCCGGCGGGTTCACCGTCGCGGCCGCCGAACGGATGCTCGGCGGCGACCCGCTCATGCTGCTCGAACACCTCGTCGACCATTCGCTGCTCACCGTGGACGACACGCCGTCCGGGACGCGGCTGCGGATGCTGGAGACGATCCGCGAGTTCAGTGCCGCCCAGCCGGGGGCCGAGCCGACCGGCGCCTTTCTGGAGTGGGCGCGGGAGTTCGGGCTCGCCCACCACGCGCACCTGTTCGGGCCGGAGCCGTACGCCTCGGCCGTCGCGATCAAGGCGGAACAGGAGAATCTCCAGCACGCGCTGCGTCTCGCCGTCGACCGGGACGACCGGCCCACCATCGCGGCGGTCACCGCGGTCCTCGGCGGCCGCTGGCTGGTCGACTCCGACTATCCGCGGCTCACCGTCCTCACCCGGCAGACCTCCTGGGCGCTGTCGCACTACCGGCCGGAACCGGAGTACGTCGAGGTCACCCGCGGCGCCCTGGTGCTGGCGCTGGCCGCCACGTTCGGCACCGAGGGCGCCCGGCCGGTCCGCGCCGTCGTCGCGTTGCGCCGCCTCGGGGCGGCCGACCCGGACACCGTGCTCGCGGCGGTCGACCGGGTGATCGCGGCGGTCCGTGACCCGGCCGAGCTCCAGCGGCTGTGCGGGAGCCCGGAGCCGCTGCTCGCCGGGGCCGCGAGCATCCTGATCAGCTACCACCGGGAGGCCGCCGGCGACCTCGACGGCGCGCTGGCGGCCGCCCGGCAGGCGCTCGGCCACTTCTCCGGGCCGGACCTGCCGTGGCTGCGGTCGGTCAACCACTGCCGGGTCGCCGAACTGTGCCTGCACCTCGAACAGGGCGCCGCCGCCCGCGACCACCTGCTCGCGGCGCTGCCGGTGATGGAACGGCTCGGGGCGCAGTCCACGGTGGCCGGCGCCCGTACCTGGCTGGTGCTCGCCAACCTCCAGATCGGCGACGCCGACGAGGCCGAGCGCTGGCTGGAGGGGGTGGCCGCGGTCGCGTACGCCGAGGAACTGGAGTCCTCCTCGATCGGGTACGACCTGGGCGTCCGCGCCGAGCTGGCGTTCGCCCGCGGTGACGTGGGCGGCGGGCTACGGCTGTGGCGGCGGGTCGCCGACCAGCTGCGCGACGCCGGCGAGGCCTACGGCGTCATCGACCCGTGGGTGATGGAGGCGCGGTCGGTGACGGTCATCGCGCACGCCCGGCACGGACGGCTCGACCTGGTCGCCGACGTCGCGGCGGCCCTGCCCGCCCGGCTGCACGACCTGCTCACCCATCCGCTGGACAACCCGCCGCCGTACCTGGTCGAGCAGACGATCTGCGGGACCCTGCTGCTGGCCGTGGCCACCGCCGACCTCACCCACCCGGATCGGGCCACCGGCGCGGCCCGGATGATCGCGCTGGCCGAACGGTTCCGGACACTGCACAACTTCCAGCCGACCATGTCCACGGCCGCCGCCCGGGCCGACGCCGGGAAGGCCGACCGGCGGGCGTACGAGGAGGCCGTCTCCTCCTACGCCCGCCTGGACGGCGACGGGCTGCGGGCGGCCGCGGTTCAGGCGCTGCGCTCGCGGCCGTAG
- a CDS encoding flavin-containing monooxygenase produces the protein MSPSGIPATPHRFTPEELTALRARYRAERDRRTRPDGATQYQRAAGEFGDYAKDPYTPFAEREPKTDRVEAVVIGGGFGGLLTGAKLRQAGVQQLRMIDEGGDFGGTWYWNRYPGVHCDIEATIYMPLLEEVGHVPEWRYAPGEEIRRHCVAIAKRFDLYDDTMFHTRVTSLTWDDAANEWQVTTDRGDEFRSRYVAISSGTMTQPKLPGIPGIQDFQGHTFHTSRWDYGYTGDDLSKLAGLRVAVIGTGATAIQVVPHVAESAERLYVFQRTPSTVDFRGNRPTDPAWAASLRPGWQQERMDNFLTIVTGGHVDQDLIGDRWTATAKLQRQMLTGTLDPTISAEEREYLDEIADFRTMDEIRTRVDEVVEDPAVAEILKPWYRYMCKRPTFSDFYLPTFNRPNVTLVDTADHGGITRMTANSIVVGDQEYEVDCVIFATGFEVGISGVVSGTLPVTGRGGMPLLGHWRNGPRTLHGFYSHGFPNLFHLGALQNAAAVNFVHVLQEQATHIGAVVAEATKRGAIRVEPTAEAEEGWVRTIFETAPNNFNFQAECTPGYYNGEGNPRPVNFSYGPGPVVFHELLRTWRTEGMDDVLVTN, from the coding sequence ATGTCCCCCTCCGGCATCCCCGCTACACCCCACCGGTTCACCCCCGAGGAACTCACCGCTCTGCGCGCCAGGTATCGCGCCGAGCGGGACCGCCGCACAAGGCCGGACGGGGCCACCCAGTACCAGCGGGCGGCCGGCGAGTTCGGCGACTACGCCAAGGATCCGTACACGCCGTTCGCGGAACGGGAGCCGAAGACCGACCGGGTCGAGGCGGTGGTGATCGGCGGCGGGTTCGGCGGTCTGCTCACCGGCGCGAAGCTGCGGCAGGCCGGCGTACAGCAGCTCCGGATGATCGACGAGGGCGGCGACTTCGGCGGCACCTGGTACTGGAACCGCTACCCCGGCGTCCACTGTGACATCGAGGCGACCATCTACATGCCGCTGCTGGAGGAGGTCGGCCACGTCCCGGAGTGGCGCTACGCCCCCGGTGAGGAGATCCGCCGGCACTGCGTCGCCATCGCCAAGCGGTTCGACCTGTACGACGACACCATGTTCCACACCCGCGTCACGTCGCTCACCTGGGACGACGCCGCCAACGAGTGGCAGGTCACCACCGACCGCGGCGACGAGTTCCGGTCCCGTTACGTGGCGATCTCGTCGGGCACCATGACCCAGCCGAAGCTCCCCGGCATCCCCGGTATCCAGGACTTCCAGGGTCACACGTTCCACACCAGCCGGTGGGACTACGGCTACACCGGCGACGACCTGTCGAAGCTGGCCGGCCTGCGCGTCGCCGTGATCGGCACCGGCGCCACCGCCATCCAGGTCGTCCCGCACGTGGCCGAGTCGGCCGAGCGGCTGTACGTCTTCCAGCGCACCCCGTCGACCGTGGACTTCCGCGGCAACCGGCCCACCGACCCGGCGTGGGCCGCGTCGCTGCGGCCCGGCTGGCAGCAGGAGCGGATGGACAACTTCCTGACCATCGTGACCGGCGGCCACGTCGACCAGGACCTGATCGGCGACCGCTGGACGGCGACCGCCAAGCTCCAGAGGCAGATGCTGACCGGCACGCTGGACCCGACCATCTCGGCGGAGGAGCGCGAGTACCTCGACGAGATCGCCGACTTCCGAACGATGGACGAGATCCGCACCCGGGTCGACGAGGTGGTCGAGGACCCGGCCGTCGCCGAGATCCTCAAGCCCTGGTACCGGTACATGTGCAAGCGGCCCACGTTCAGCGACTTCTACCTGCCGACGTTCAACCGGCCCAACGTGACCCTGGTCGACACGGCCGACCACGGCGGCATCACCCGGATGACCGCGAACTCCATCGTCGTCGGCGACCAGGAGTACGAGGTGGACTGCGTCATCTTCGCCACCGGCTTCGAGGTCGGCATCTCCGGCGTGGTGTCCGGGACGCTGCCGGTCACCGGCCGGGGCGGGATGCCGCTGCTCGGGCACTGGCGCAACGGTCCACGTACGCTGCACGGCTTCTACAGCCACGGCTTCCCGAACCTGTTCCACCTGGGTGCGCTGCAGAACGCGGCCGCGGTCAACTTCGTCCACGTGCTCCAGGAGCAGGCCACCCACATCGGCGCCGTGGTCGCCGAGGCCACCAAGCGCGGCGCCATCCGGGTGGAGCCGACCGCGGAGGCGGAGGAGGGCTGGGTGCGGACCATCTTCGAGACCGCCCCGAACAACTTCAACTTCCAGGCCGAGTGCACGCCCGGCTACTACAACGGCGAGGGCAACCCGCGGCCGGTGAACTTCTCGTACGGTCCCGGCCCGGTCGTCTTCCACGAGCTGCTGCGCACCTGGCGTACCGAGGGCATGGACGACGTCCTGGTCACGAACTGA
- a CDS encoding ABC transporter permease, with the protein MSDSMIMLRRQFRHMARDLSTTLLLLSVPIIFLLLFVYVLGGTLGDGLGGEGGRQAYVNYVVPGILLITVASAVQGTSISVAIDMTSGIMDRFRTMAIARTSVLTGHVLGSVLQILCQLAIILAVAVLVGFRPDATVTDWLATAALLTATAFALVWLAVGMGLSAKSVNGASNLPMPLTLLPFFGSGFVPTESMPAGLSWFAEHQPFTPIMETLRGLLLGTPIGNSGAVAAGWCGAIAVAGYVWARRNYGRERSA; encoded by the coding sequence ATGAGCGATTCCATGATCATGCTGCGCCGCCAGTTCCGGCACATGGCCCGGGACCTTTCGACGACGCTGCTGCTGCTCTCCGTACCGATCATCTTCTTGTTGTTGTTCGTCTATGTGCTCGGCGGAACGCTCGGCGACGGGCTGGGCGGCGAGGGTGGCCGGCAAGCGTACGTCAACTACGTCGTCCCCGGCATCCTGCTGATCACCGTGGCCAGCGCCGTTCAGGGCACCTCGATCTCGGTGGCGATCGACATGACGAGCGGCATCATGGACCGGTTCCGGACCATGGCGATCGCCCGGACGTCGGTGCTGACCGGCCATGTCCTGGGCAGTGTGCTCCAGATCCTGTGCCAGCTCGCGATCATTCTCGCGGTGGCGGTGCTCGTCGGTTTCCGGCCGGACGCGACCGTGACCGACTGGCTGGCCACGGCGGCCCTGCTCACCGCCACGGCGTTCGCGCTGGTGTGGCTGGCCGTCGGGATGGGCCTGTCGGCGAAGTCGGTGAACGGGGCGAGCAACCTGCCGATGCCGCTGACACTGCTGCCGTTCTTCGGCAGCGGGTTCGTGCCGACCGAGTCGATGCCGGCCGGGCTGAGCTGGTTCGCCGAGCACCAGCCGTTCACGCCGATCATGGAGACGCTGCGCGGGCTGCTGCTCGGCACGCCGATCGGGAACAGCGGCGCGGTCGCGGCCGGCTGGTGCGGGGCGATCGCGGTGGCCGGGTACGTGTGGGCGAGACGCAACTACGGCCGCGAGCGCAGCGCCTGA
- a CDS encoding sensor histidine kinase, which produces MTAHDEPGVTGVRASLLRTAGFASLFLLMEFLSRVPFTHAGLYELWPPVGVVVMWFVAQRRSPVRWVDLAVLVTAIVGINLVASHTVATAAVCAVVAPLQAAVYVRLSARLRPQRLGAPGRARLRRPADLWPQLAAAIGAAVAGAVVGFPGLWMATGTLVWSQAMTVLISTAISMLICEALAQHIAAVLADLRARHGTLPAAWRYAMREVPSTRIGEYLAVVGCSAAAYSIMFTIPGISMVFPLLVLTVWAAVRLCTTYVLAFSAAVTLAASAATLCRSGPFATLGSAETEVLVAHVFAATSALIGLTLSLIREERATLTLELTAEKEQASRQAQLLNAIIDSTSDGMGLHDHEGRLVMHNPALVTLLGRVRPTGTLDPITFYGLHHVDGTPMPEQDLPWRRGAADGQTHVLDILVRNPDLPHDRILRCTAAPLVHPDGYMDRTVLLIHDVTAETRHLDALSGFAGVVAHDLLNPLTTIEGWTETADDALADIPEHPGLIAAHGGLVRVKRAAARMRGLVNDLLTYTTTRDATLTPAVVGLNQMVADVADARIDTAIAAGTPVPAFTADDLHPVHADPVLTRQLLDNLVSNAVKYTAAGVIPHITVTSTQVDGVVTVTIADNGIGIPVGQHDAVFDTFHRAHRGQAYSGTGLGLSICKLTVERHGGTITATDNPGGGTRFAFTLPAAA; this is translated from the coding sequence ATGACGGCCCACGACGAGCCGGGTGTCACGGGTGTCCGGGCATCGTTGTTGCGCACTGCCGGCTTCGCATCGCTGTTCCTGCTGATGGAGTTCTTGAGCCGGGTGCCCTTCACCCACGCCGGGCTGTACGAGTTGTGGCCGCCGGTGGGCGTCGTGGTGATGTGGTTCGTCGCGCAGCGCCGGTCGCCGGTGCGATGGGTCGACCTGGCGGTGCTGGTGACGGCGATCGTGGGCATCAACCTGGTCGCCAGCCACACCGTGGCGACCGCCGCGGTGTGCGCCGTGGTCGCACCGCTCCAGGCCGCCGTCTACGTGAGGCTGTCGGCCCGCCTGCGTCCGCAGCGTCTCGGTGCGCCGGGCCGTGCCCGGCTGCGCCGCCCCGCGGACCTGTGGCCGCAACTCGCCGCCGCGATCGGTGCCGCCGTCGCGGGCGCTGTGGTCGGCTTCCCGGGCCTGTGGATGGCTACCGGAACCCTCGTGTGGAGCCAGGCCATGACCGTGCTGATCAGTACGGCTATCAGCATGCTGATCTGCGAGGCGCTGGCTCAGCACATCGCGGCGGTGCTGGCCGACCTGCGGGCCCGGCACGGAACCCTGCCGGCGGCCTGGCGGTACGCGATGCGGGAGGTGCCGAGCACTCGCATCGGCGAGTACCTGGCCGTGGTCGGATGTTCGGCGGCCGCCTACAGCATCATGTTCACCATTCCCGGCATCTCCATGGTGTTCCCGCTGCTCGTCCTGACCGTGTGGGCCGCTGTCCGGCTGTGCACCACCTACGTCCTGGCATTCAGTGCGGCCGTCACCCTGGCCGCGAGCGCGGCCACGCTGTGCCGGTCGGGGCCGTTCGCGACGCTCGGCTCGGCCGAGACCGAGGTGCTGGTCGCGCACGTGTTCGCCGCCACGTCCGCCCTCATCGGCCTGACCCTGTCCCTGATCCGCGAGGAACGCGCCACGCTGACCCTCGAACTGACCGCCGAGAAGGAGCAGGCCTCCCGGCAGGCGCAGCTGTTGAACGCGATCATCGACTCCACGTCCGACGGCATGGGCCTCCACGATCACGAGGGCCGCCTGGTCATGCACAATCCCGCCCTGGTGACCCTCCTGGGCCGGGTCCGCCCCACCGGGACGCTCGACCCCATCACCTTCTACGGGCTGCATCACGTCGACGGCACCCCGATGCCCGAACAGGATCTGCCCTGGCGCCGGGGCGCCGCGGACGGGCAGACCCACGTCCTGGACATACTGGTGCGCAACCCGGACCTACCGCACGACCGAATCCTGCGCTGCACCGCCGCCCCTCTGGTTCACCCGGACGGCTACATGGACCGGACCGTGCTACTGATTCACGACGTCACCGCCGAAACCCGCCACCTCGACGCGCTGTCCGGCTTCGCCGGGGTCGTCGCCCACGACCTGCTCAACCCGCTGACCACCATCGAGGGCTGGACGGAGACGGCTGACGACGCCCTGGCCGACATCCCCGAGCACCCCGGTCTGATCGCCGCCCACGGCGGCCTTGTCCGGGTCAAACGCGCCGCGGCCCGCATGCGCGGACTGGTCAACGACCTGCTCACCTACACCACCACCCGCGACGCCACCCTCACCCCGGCCGTCGTCGGCCTGAACCAGATGGTCGCCGACGTCGCCGACGCGCGCATCGACACCGCCATCGCGGCCGGCACGCCCGTGCCCGCCTTCACCGCCGACGACCTGCACCCCGTGCATGCCGACCCGGTACTCACGCGGCAACTTCTGGACAATCTCGTCAGCAATGCCGTCAAGTACACCGCCGCCGGTGTGATCCCGCACATCACGGTCACCAGCACCCAGGTGGACGGCGTCGTCACGGTCACCATCGCCGACAACGGCATCGGTATCCCCGTCGGGCAGCACGACGCCGTCTTCGACACCTTCCACCGTGCCCACCGCGGCCAGGCCTACTCCGGCACCGGCCTCGGCCTGTCCATCTGCAAACTCACCGTCGAGCGCCACGGCGGCACCATCACCGCCACCGACAACCCCGGCGGCGGCACCCGCTTCGCTTTCACCCTGCCCGCCGCGGCCTGA